A portion of the Paenibacillus marchantiae genome contains these proteins:
- a CDS encoding carboxylesterase/lipase family protein, which translates to MKHKQDQGFKPQTLQQTKYGAIDGKTYEQYGTLGWLGVPYAAPPVGELRWKAPREPDAWTGTRTAKEFAACSLQLSGETIAGSEDSLYLNIWRPNTTSSKLPVMVFLHGGGNMTGSGKDFQGEQLARNTNSIIISVNYRLGALGFFQNAALKTGNPLDDSGNYGLLDAFRALQWVQDNIEGFGGDTGNVTLAGQSAGARNVLAALISPLSKGLFQKLAAFSGGLTTAAPEEGEQKSEDAFVKLLVQEGKVTSIEHAGTWIGKQSQAQLASYLRELPADKLVTVYGSTAIRMHPFPHLFRDGTVIPKEGFDAINSGNYAQVPVLLGSLETEFSSFAFGDPYFVPSFHDETLFTDETKAEQYAAALKYGSEAYAGFNAERVAERLTSEAGQPPVYAYRFAWGTKPGVISERLQTLLGAPHGADMDFYTGHADGVAALFPEGYFSEQNRPGREALSAAMAAYLKQFLYTGSPGRGGSLELAEWTYWTKDANAPIMRLDATDTTAEIGMSKQYNEGKDAVMAKMKKELPEETYKLLTEKVFAGRFFWE; encoded by the coding sequence ATGAAACATAAACAAGATCAGGGGTTCAAACCTCAAACATTGCAGCAGACGAAATATGGAGCCATTGATGGAAAAACCTATGAACAATACGGTACGCTCGGCTGGTTAGGTGTTCCTTATGCAGCACCTCCGGTAGGTGAATTACGCTGGAAAGCACCGCGTGAACCGGATGCATGGACAGGGACTCGAACCGCCAAGGAATTTGCTGCGTGCAGCTTACAGTTATCCGGTGAAACGATAGCCGGAAGTGAAGACTCACTGTATCTCAATATTTGGCGTCCAAATACAACCAGTTCGAAGCTTCCGGTTATGGTGTTTCTGCACGGCGGCGGGAATATGACCGGATCAGGCAAGGATTTTCAAGGTGAACAACTTGCGCGTAACACGAACAGCATTATCATATCGGTGAACTATCGTTTGGGAGCTCTTGGATTCTTTCAAAATGCTGCATTGAAAACCGGAAATCCCCTTGATGATTCGGGCAACTATGGCTTACTTGATGCATTCCGTGCACTGCAGTGGGTACAGGATAATATCGAGGGCTTTGGCGGAGATACAGGCAATGTTACGTTGGCCGGGCAGTCGGCAGGAGCACGTAATGTTCTGGCAGCGTTAATCTCACCGCTAAGCAAAGGGCTATTTCAGAAATTAGCTGCTTTCAGTGGTGGTCTGACCACGGCTGCACCGGAGGAAGGCGAACAAAAATCCGAGGATGCATTTGTGAAATTGCTCGTGCAAGAGGGTAAAGTGACCTCTATTGAACATGCGGGAACATGGATCGGCAAGCAGTCTCAGGCACAGCTGGCCAGCTATTTGCGTGAGTTGCCTGCTGACAAGCTGGTCACTGTATATGGTTCAACGGCGATTCGTATGCATCCATTCCCACATTTGTTCCGTGACGGTACAGTCATTCCGAAAGAGGGATTCGATGCCATCAACAGCGGTAATTATGCACAAGTTCCTGTTCTGCTGGGCAGTTTGGAAACTGAGTTTTCCAGCTTTGCTTTCGGTGATCCATACTTTGTACCCTCATTTCATGATGAAACTCTGTTTACAGATGAAACCAAGGCCGAACAGTATGCCGCAGCTCTGAAATATGGCAGTGAGGCTTATGCAGGCTTCAATGCGGAGCGGGTAGCCGAGCGCCTGACAAGTGAAGCGGGACAGCCACCTGTATACGCCTATCGTTTTGCATGGGGCACAAAGCCTGGGGTCATTTCCGAAAGGCTGCAAACATTGCTGGGCGCACCGCATGGCGCGGATATGGACTTTTACACAGGACACGCAGACGGCGTTGCCGCTCTTTTCCCTGAAGGTTATTTTAGTGAACAGAACAGACCAGGCCGTGAGGCATTGTCTGCCGCGATGGCAGCTTATCTGAAGCAGTTCCTCTACACAGGCAGCCCGGGTCGTGGTGGATCATTGGAATTGGCCGAATGGACATATTGGACCAAAGATGCCAATGCACCAATCATGCGCCTCGACGCAACCGATACCACAGCCGAGATCGGCATGTCTAAGCAATATAATGAAGGCAAGGATGCCGTGATGGCGAAGATGAAAAAAGAATTGCCAGAGGAGACATACAAGTTGCTGACGGAGAAGGTATTTGCCGGACGTTTTTTCTGGGAATAG
- a CDS encoding amidohydrolase → MIDIIALRRDLHEHPELGFTEFRTATKVVQMLTELGYHVAYGKDAIDDTSRRGLPNPEVLEDAYQRAIDEGADSAIVQQMRGGFTAVVAELQGEMEGPTTAFRFDMDALPIRESKSDKHIPQAGKFRSSHEGIMHACAHDGHTAIGLALAERLSNRKFAGKIRLLFQPAEEGVRGAYAMVEKGMLEQVDRLFCIHLGTGVPSGHVRGASAGFLATTKLEAHFTGVSSHAGATPEEGRNALLGASTALLNIHALPRFSTADTRINVGILEGGTGANIIPEHARMVIETRSTTEETNRELERRVRQIIEHSAAMHELSSTVEVIGGAVPIHCDMELAELAVQQSEGIAGFTHAEAISDGASLGSEDASYMIRRVQEQGGKATYMIIGSELPAPHHHPEFDIDEAVLAPAVELLERLARTL, encoded by the coding sequence ATGATTGATATTATTGCGCTTCGACGAGACCTTCACGAACATCCCGAGCTGGGATTCACCGAATTTCGTACGGCTACCAAAGTCGTGCAGATGTTAACGGAACTGGGTTACCATGTGGCCTATGGAAAAGATGCGATTGATGACACATCGCGGCGAGGTCTGCCAAACCCTGAAGTGTTGGAAGATGCATATCAGCGTGCCATCGATGAAGGGGCAGATTCAGCGATTGTGCAGCAGATGCGAGGGGGATTTACGGCGGTTGTCGCTGAGTTACAAGGAGAAATGGAAGGGCCAACAACGGCGTTCCGTTTCGATATGGATGCACTTCCGATCCGTGAGAGCAAGTCAGACAAACATATACCACAAGCGGGGAAATTTCGCTCCAGTCATGAAGGCATTATGCACGCTTGCGCGCACGATGGACATACAGCCATTGGGCTTGCACTTGCAGAACGTTTGAGTAACCGAAAGTTCGCCGGGAAGATCCGTCTGCTGTTCCAGCCTGCTGAAGAAGGTGTGCGTGGTGCGTATGCCATGGTCGAAAAAGGCATGCTGGAACAGGTGGACCGTCTGTTCTGCATACATCTGGGTACAGGTGTGCCATCCGGTCATGTCAGAGGGGCGTCTGCTGGATTCCTGGCAACGACCAAGCTGGAAGCCCATTTTACAGGTGTGTCTTCTCATGCCGGAGCTACACCGGAGGAAGGACGGAATGCTTTGCTGGGAGCCTCTACAGCACTCCTTAATATTCATGCGTTGCCTCGGTTTAGCACGGCAGATACACGCATTAATGTGGGTATTCTTGAAGGCGGAACAGGGGCCAATATTATTCCCGAGCACGCACGGATGGTGATTGAAACCCGTTCAACGACAGAAGAAACGAATCGTGAGCTGGAGCGACGGGTGCGTCAGATCATCGAGCACAGCGCGGCGATGCATGAGTTAAGCTCTACGGTTGAAGTCATTGGCGGTGCAGTCCCTATTCACTGTGATATGGAGCTTGCAGAGCTTGCTGTACAGCAAAGTGAAGGCATCGCAGGATTTACCCATGCGGAGGCTATTTCGGATGGTGCTTCACTCGGAAGTGAGGATGCCAGTTACATGATTAGGCGTGTACAGGAACAAGGTGGGAAAGCAACGTATATGATTATTGGCAGCGAGCTGCCTGCTCCGCATCACCATCCGGAATTCGATATTGATGAAGCAGTGCTAGCTCCTGCGGTGGAACTGCTGGAGAGATTGGCACGAACGCTCTAG
- a CDS encoding VOC family protein, which translates to MMLIRLNWITLRVHDLEASLRFYHDLLGLPIQRRFESRGRQIAMLGLEDETKLELIEGSETTLKPEAGVSIGYEVSSLDEAMEQLAALGIPIVRGPVQPNPHLRFIYIADPDGFEVQLAEHV; encoded by the coding sequence ATGATGTTGATTAGACTAAATTGGATCACACTGCGGGTACACGATCTGGAAGCATCGCTCCGCTTCTACCACGATTTGCTCGGGCTGCCGATTCAGCGCAGATTCGAAAGCCGTGGACGGCAGATCGCCATGCTGGGACTGGAAGATGAAACGAAGTTGGAACTGATTGAGGGCAGCGAAACCACACTCAAGCCAGAGGCCGGTGTTTCGATCGGTTATGAGGTAAGTTCACTGGACGAAGCCATGGAGCAGCTCGCAGCATTAGGCATCCCGATTGTACGAGGCCCCGTCCAGCCCAATCCGCATCTGAGGTTTATTTACATTGCCGACCCAGATGGCTTCGAAGTGCAGTTGGCCGAACATGTATGA
- a CDS encoding GNAT family N-acetyltransferase — translation MKNAVMEKKTDSRDLTDPAKNERRDSRVRFYDRNSLEDMGWPNTEDGRYARAYLEPMMLQGTRDFMINVNTTLLIARIDDLVLPLTVNDAEYENSYVCSPYTHYVRYAKQELMLLRKPLLEKGLFALLSVVGWGMRQSQINKVVHINNWLLSTNLYPAMSGKQAVCLLAAVKERYPEHAVIFRSLCPGLHSDLTGELKQAGCQLIPSRQIYLYQANDPNFGNAKSRWLLKRDYELLTKHGYEFVSGSNLTEEDIPRIAELYRLLYLEKYSYDNPQFSEQFIATAKASGTLTLYGLRKEGRIDAIMGYFCRNGVMTTPLFGYDTALPQSIGLYRMLSACLIGQARENGHLLHESAGAAQFKRNRGAVSDFEYSAVYERHLPMSRRWCWLLLERLLNRVGVPLMRRMKL, via the coding sequence GTGAAGAATGCAGTAATGGAAAAAAAGACGGATAGCCGCGATCTTACAGATCCAGCGAAGAATGAAAGACGCGATAGTCGCGTTCGTTTCTATGATCGGAATTCGCTCGAAGATATGGGCTGGCCTAACACCGAGGATGGCAGATATGCAAGAGCATATTTGGAACCCATGATGTTGCAAGGGACACGGGACTTCATGATAAATGTAAACACAACCTTACTCATTGCTCGAATTGACGATCTAGTGCTTCCGTTGACGGTAAATGATGCAGAGTATGAAAATTCTTACGTTTGTTCGCCTTATACGCATTATGTGAGGTATGCCAAGCAGGAGTTGATGCTGCTTCGGAAACCGTTGCTGGAAAAAGGGCTATTCGCCCTACTCAGTGTGGTGGGGTGGGGAATGCGGCAATCACAAATAAACAAAGTTGTACATATCAACAACTGGCTGTTATCAACAAACCTGTATCCAGCCATGTCCGGAAAGCAGGCGGTTTGTCTGCTTGCAGCAGTAAAGGAACGTTATCCTGAGCATGCCGTCATATTTCGCTCCTTGTGCCCAGGGCTTCACTCCGATCTGACGGGAGAGCTGAAGCAAGCAGGCTGTCAACTAATTCCGAGCCGTCAAATCTATCTGTACCAGGCGAATGATCCGAATTTCGGCAATGCGAAGTCGCGCTGGCTGCTGAAGCGGGATTACGAATTGTTGACCAAGCACGGATATGAATTCGTTTCCGGATCGAATTTGACGGAGGAAGATATTCCGCGAATTGCGGAGCTGTATAGGCTGCTATACCTCGAAAAATACTCTTATGATAATCCGCAATTCAGTGAACAGTTCATTGCGACAGCAAAAGCTTCGGGAACACTGACCTTGTATGGTCTGCGAAAGGAAGGGCGTATAGATGCGATTATGGGATACTTCTGTCGGAATGGGGTGATGACAACGCCGTTATTCGGTTACGATACGGCGCTACCCCAGTCTATCGGACTGTACCGTATGCTATCAGCTTGCCTGATTGGACAGGCCCGTGAGAACGGTCATCTGTTGCATGAGAGTGCTGGTGCTGCGCAGTTCAAACGCAACCGTGGCGCTGTGTCGGATTTCGAGTATTCTGCCGTGTATGAGCGCCATTTGCCAATGAGCAGACGCTGGTGCTGGCTCCTGCTTGAACGGCTTTTGAATCGAGTAGGTGTGCCGCTGATGCGTCGGATGAAGCTGTAA
- a CDS encoding methyl-accepting chemotaxis protein, with protein sequence MNRYDEIIWKRNKLICIILWVIVAIGFGMAFLEPKLLVSSGVAILFTGWVTYANIKKKYIHVIPWLCTLLITVCGVYAGWGSVNITLSLVITSVLLLYPDKKLFTTGFFVLFIISIIQVVLVETKSSEEFIGHIVDVGLFALTGAILMLVSQLNQRLFWDSEARWQEVEHSKMRVETMLVRVKESVEGLSRYTDQLKQKVTDTGSITHEVTLGFSEVAKGVEFQATSVAEISESLSLSDQHIRDVASYSLQMKELSASMATSTETGSAQMDQLNVQMQELYETINTTADDMSKFNEESESMSLMLNSISDIANQTNLLALNAAIEAARAGEHGRGFAVVSEEVRKLAEHSGHSASDIAAILSRLRGQTQALTDRFGRIRLALEAGKDSVQTAEEVFRTINSNSQQVLNQAADIESSSVTMRESSTKVVNEVSEISSVTQESSAATEEILASMEEQRNLTEKMVDSFGELEQLIVDLNELVSDKNEVGSATGTL encoded by the coding sequence ATGAATCGTTATGACGAAATCATCTGGAAAAGGAACAAGCTGATCTGTATCATCCTGTGGGTTATTGTTGCCATCGGTTTTGGTATGGCCTTTCTGGAACCCAAGCTGCTTGTTTCGAGTGGGGTAGCTATTTTATTCACCGGTTGGGTAACGTACGCCAATATCAAAAAGAAGTATATTCATGTGATCCCGTGGCTTTGTACACTCCTGATTACGGTTTGTGGAGTCTATGCAGGCTGGGGAAGTGTTAACATCACTTTAAGTCTGGTCATCACTTCAGTATTGTTGCTCTATCCCGACAAGAAACTGTTCACTACCGGATTTTTCGTGTTGTTTATCATCAGTATTATTCAGGTCGTTCTGGTGGAGACAAAGAGCTCCGAGGAATTTATTGGCCATATTGTTGATGTAGGATTGTTTGCGCTTACGGGAGCCATTCTGATGCTGGTTTCCCAGTTGAATCAAAGACTCTTTTGGGATAGCGAAGCGCGTTGGCAAGAAGTAGAGCATTCCAAAATGAGAGTGGAAACAATGCTTGTAAGGGTCAAAGAATCTGTAGAGGGCCTATCTCGTTATACGGATCAACTGAAGCAAAAAGTAACCGACACCGGCTCCATTACCCATGAAGTAACGCTTGGATTCAGCGAGGTGGCCAAAGGGGTTGAATTCCAGGCCACCAGTGTGGCTGAAATTTCAGAGTCCTTGTCCTTGTCGGATCAGCATATCCGCGATGTTGCTTCCTACTCACTTCAGATGAAAGAACTGTCAGCCAGCATGGCAACGAGCACGGAAACAGGCAGTGCGCAGATGGATCAACTGAATGTTCAGATGCAGGAGCTGTATGAAACGATTAATACCACAGCCGATGATATGAGTAAGTTTAACGAGGAAAGTGAGTCCATGTCGCTAATGCTGAACAGCATCTCGGATATTGCCAACCAGACGAATCTGCTTGCGCTCAATGCAGCGATTGAAGCAGCCCGTGCAGGTGAACATGGACGTGGGTTTGCAGTCGTTTCGGAGGAAGTTCGCAAGCTGGCAGAACACTCCGGCCATTCGGCCAGTGATATTGCTGCTATTTTGTCCCGTTTGAGAGGACAGACACAGGCGTTGACGGATCGGTTTGGGCGTATTCGACTCGCTTTGGAAGCAGGAAAAGACAGTGTGCAAACGGCAGAAGAAGTTTTCCGTACGATCAACAGCAATTCTCAGCAAGTATTGAATCAGGCCGCAGATATCGAGAGTAGTTCAGTCACCATGAGGGAATCCTCTACGAAAGTGGTTAATGAGGTTTCAGAAATTTCAAGTGTGACTCAGGAATCGAGTGCTGCTACGGAAGAAATTCTTGCCAGTATGGAGGAACAGCGCAACCTGACCGAGAAGATGGTGGACAGCTTCGGAGAACTGGAGCAACTGATTGTGGACCTGAACGAGTTGGTATCCGATAAGAACGAAGTAGGTTCTGCAACGGGTACGCTGTAA